From Palaemon carinicauda isolate YSFRI2023 chromosome 29, ASM3689809v2, whole genome shotgun sequence, one genomic window encodes:
- the LOC137622657 gene encoding uncharacterized protein, translated as MPYPVPIPMPYPSPHTPGPYPSPIPMLYSSPKSYTRKISLLIYSPKQHLPWYNPDLSPPLCPHPLGSLHCTIPYPIPREAETPIPLKSPLRTSYTRSADCPPQASSSLGPPRIGPIPSSQDSPPTPLEHPPQA; from the coding sequence ATGCCATATCCAGTCCCCATACCCATGCCATACCCCAGTCCCCATACCCCAGGCCCATACCCCAGTCCCATACCCATGCTTTACTCCAGCCCAAAATCCTACACTCGCAAAATCAGTCTTCTTATTTATTCACCTAAGCAACACCTCCCCTGGTATAACCCTGACCTTTCTCCGCCCCTCTGTCCCCATCCTCTTGGTTCTCTTCATTGCACAATCCCCTACCCAATCCCCAGGGAGGCCGAGACACCAATCCCACTGAAGTCCCCATTGAGGACGTCTTATACCCGGTCTGCTGACTGTCCACCCCAAGCATCTAGCTCCCTGGGACCTCCTAGAATAGGACCAATCCCATCCAGTCAAGACAGCCCTCCTACGCCCCTAGAACACCCCCCTCAAGCCTAA